GGCCTGGCGGCAGGTTTGATCATCATCGAACCGGATTTTGACACCGGGCTGTTCATCCTGGCCCTGGCGGCTTTTATGCTCATCGTGATCGGGGTTCCCTGGCGCAGGCTGCTGGCCATCGGGGCCTCGGCCAGCCTCATCGCCATGACCATGCTGGGCTTTTACCTAGATCGCTTCAGCTATGTGCGCGAACGTTTCGAGGGCTGGGTGGCCACCCTCAGCGGAAAAGCCGACGTAACCGGTGCCGCCTACCAAATCACCCAAGCCCAGAAGGTGATCGTAGGGGCAGGACCCTTAGGGCACGGGCCAGGGGCAGCACTCCCACACCTCCCCGAGGGGCATAACGATATGGTACTGGCCTCGGTGATCTGGGCCGGAGGTTGGTTCGCCGGGCTGATGGTGCTGTTGGCTTTTGGGTTGATCTTCGCCCGAGGGATGCAAATTGCTGCCCGCACCCAGGGGGCCAACAGCGTGATGGCTTTGGGGCTTACCGCCTACCTCACCCTGCAAGCGGCCAACAACGTCGGGGTGGTGATGGGGTTTTTGCCGGTAAGCGGTAGCGCGCTGCCGCTGGTCAGCTACGGGGGTAGCTCGATGCTCGTGGCCGGGCTGGCCCTGGGGCTGTTGCATGCCCTTTCTAGGCAGGCCTTACACAACCATCCGCCCTCCAAGGAGGCAAGAGCATGATCTTAGTCACCGGCGGTGGCACCGGAGGTCACTTCTACCCCGGCTTGGCCGCTGCCCGCGCCCTAAAGGCGCTCGGCCAGGAGGTGACCTATGTGGGGGCGGTGGGCGGGCTCGAGGAGAGGGTGTTACCGAACTCTGGGTTCTCCTACCGGCTCATCCCGGCAGGAAAGCTCTCGCGGGAAGCCTTGCGGCCCAAAGAAGGCTTTAAGGTGCTCAGGGGCTTGTGGGAAGCGGGAAAGCTCCTGCGGGAACTGCAACCTCAG
The Meiothermus sp. Pnk-1 genome window above contains:
- a CDS encoding FtsW/RodA/SpoVE family cell cycle protein, which encodes MDPILLTAQLLLMGFSLLGVGVAEPSLQGSHLIRLGVALLVTLVTCWLSPGFLTRQARVLYLVALGLLVAVLLMGEGPAGVRRWFDLRLFNFQPSELMKVAMVIYLAAFFHQRGTDYPILGPVLAVGLAAGLIIIEPDFDTGLFILALAAFMLIVIGVPWRRLLAIGASASLIAMTMLGFYLDRFSYVRERFEGWVATLSGKADVTGAAYQITQAQKVIVGAGPLGHGPGAALPHLPEGHNDMVLASVIWAGGWFAGLMVLLAFGLIFARGMQIAARTQGANSVMALGLTAYLTLQAANNVGVVMGFLPVSGSALPLVSYGGSSMLVAGLALGLLHALSRQALHNHPPSKEARA